The following are encoded in a window of Alphaproteobacteria bacterium genomic DNA:
- a CDS encoding sterol desaturase family protein, with the protein MPAANAAAKSAVCLAIEILPIRRRTCRFRLKARAGRATWQAGGPGVQEANQLERLGMLLAGNLAIAYVGFFVAFAGLEAAFSKGRDPGSSAHGRLIVNFSLPIASGLIALIIPFGVTTSAYFAEQRQWGLFHQIDAPALIVLIAAMLSRTGLGYLVHRLSHAVPWLWRLHKVHHCDPHVDISLSLRHHPLELLPGLLVFSAGTLLLGLPVWSVALVEAVLIAAGYSDHLDVRLPPRAAQWLRLLFVTPEVHHLHHSAERAQTDSNFGSLLICWDRLFTTYREPGSEIVHRYGLDEIDAGDANSLWAQLALPFVRAAGAARRVPALTGTQSTARNASETRTRTSMWRLSESRQERCDVGAERVDGIAAFHDDQALLTERCDTAPDGAIIPRLQPEV; encoded by the coding sequence ATGCCGGCGGCGAACGCAGCGGCGAAAAGCGCAGTGTGTCTGGCCATCGAAATCCTCCCGATCAGGCGGCGCACGTGCCGGTTCAGATTGAAGGCTAGAGCCGGACGGGCTACTTGGCAAGCGGGAGGGCCGGGCGTGCAGGAAGCGAACCAACTCGAGCGTCTGGGCATGCTGCTCGCCGGCAACCTTGCCATCGCCTATGTCGGTTTTTTCGTCGCCTTCGCGGGGCTGGAGGCCGCGTTCAGCAAGGGGCGCGATCCGGGATCCTCGGCGCACGGCCGGCTGATCGTCAATTTCAGCCTGCCAATCGCATCGGGGCTGATCGCGCTGATCATTCCCTTCGGAGTCACCACGTCGGCCTATTTCGCCGAGCAGCGGCAATGGGGATTGTTCCATCAGATCGATGCGCCGGCGCTGATCGTACTGATCGCGGCGATGCTGTCGCGGACCGGCCTCGGCTATCTGGTGCACAGGCTGAGCCATGCCGTCCCTTGGCTGTGGCGACTCCACAAGGTTCACCATTGCGATCCGCACGTCGATATCTCGCTCAGCCTGCGCCATCATCCGCTTGAGCTGCTCCCCGGACTATTGGTCTTCTCGGCAGGCACCCTGCTGCTCGGCTTGCCGGTATGGTCGGTCGCCCTGGTCGAGGCGGTGTTGATCGCGGCCGGCTATTCGGATCATCTCGATGTCCGCCTGCCGCCGCGCGCGGCGCAATGGCTTCGCCTCCTGTTCGTGACCCCCGAGGTCCACCACCTCCATCATTCCGCCGAGCGCGCGCAGACCGACAGCAATTTCGGCAGCCTGTTGATCTGCTGGGATCGGCTGTTCACGACCTATCGCGAGCCAGGGTCTGAAATCGTTCATCGCTACGGCCTCGACGAGATCGACGCCGGCGATGCCAACAGCCTGTGGGCCCAGCTGGCACTGCCCTTTGTCCGCGCCGCCGGAGCGGCCCGGCGAGTCCCGGCGTTGACCGGGACGCAGAGCACCGCCCGAAACGCGTCCGAGACCAGGACGAGGACGAGCATGTGGCGCTTATCGGAATCCCGCCAGGAACGATGCGACGTTGGTGCCGAGCGCGTCGACGGCATAGCCGCCTTCCATGACGATCAGGCTCTGCTTACCGAGCGATGCGATACGGCGCCCGACGGCGCGATAATCCCCCGTCTCCAACCGGAAGTGTGA
- a CDS encoding histone deacetylase family protein: MRCFFDLRQSAHAPTLELHNGGFVPFAETPARAESIRAALGGTEPARDHGEAPLRAVHGEAYLAFLRSAHRDWRAAGREGDAGGYAWPVVRRRPLDLNRIDARLGLYSFDASSPIAAGTWEGAYWSVQTALTALDAVLDGEGPAFALCRPPGHHAGADYLGGYCYLNNAAIAAEAAVKSGRRVAILDIDYHHGNGTQDIFYDRGDVLFVSIHADPVMDYPYFWGHADESGEGDGQGATLNLPLPRGTDLGAYIPALERALARIDAFAADLLVISYGADTFSGDPISHFRLETGDYRAVGRRIASLGKQSLIVMEGGYAVDALGTNVASFLAGFR, translated from the coding sequence ATGCGATGCTTTTTCGACTTGCGACAGTCCGCCCACGCGCCGACGCTGGAGCTGCACAATGGCGGCTTCGTGCCGTTCGCCGAGACTCCGGCGCGCGCCGAATCGATCCGCGCCGCGCTCGGCGGGACCGAGCCGGCCCGCGACCATGGCGAGGCGCCGCTGCGCGCCGTGCACGGCGAGGCCTATCTCGCGTTCCTGCGATCGGCGCACCGCGACTGGCGGGCGGCCGGGCGAGAGGGCGATGCCGGCGGCTATGCCTGGCCCGTCGTCCGCCGCCGGCCGCTCGACCTGAACCGGATCGACGCCAGGCTCGGCCTCTACAGCTTCGACGCATCGAGCCCGATCGCGGCCGGGACTTGGGAGGGCGCCTATTGGTCGGTGCAGACGGCGCTCACCGCGCTGGATGCCGTGCTCGACGGCGAGGGGCCGGCGTTCGCGCTCTGCCGTCCGCCCGGCCACCATGCCGGGGCCGACTATCTCGGCGGCTATTGCTACCTGAACAACGCCGCGATCGCCGCCGAGGCCGCGGTAAAGTCCGGCAGGCGGGTGGCGATCCTCGACATCGACTATCACCACGGCAACGGCACGCAGGACATTTTCTACGATCGCGGCGACGTGCTGTTCGTCTCGATCCACGCCGATCCCGTGATGGATTACCCCTATTTCTGGGGCCATGCCGACGAAAGCGGCGAGGGCGACGGGCAAGGCGCGACGCTCAACCTGCCGCTGCCCCGCGGGACCGATCTCGGCGCCTATATCCCGGCCCTCGAGCGGGCGCTGGCACGGATCGACGCCTTCGCGGCGGATCTGCTCGTCATCTCCTACGGCGCCGACACCTTCTCCGGCGATCCGATTTCACACTTCCGGTTGGAGACGGGGGATTATCGCGCCGTCGGGCGCCGTATCGCATCGCTCGGTAAGCAGAGCCTGATCGTCATGGAAGGCGGCTATGCCGTCGACGCGCTCGGCACCAACGTCGCATCGTTCCTGGCGGGATTCCGATAA
- a CDS encoding glycosyl transferase family protein, translated as MILRELILFAAVGFLFLGVSDLGVDLLYLALRLKRFVLGGGPQSAATPPTAMQPGRIAVFIPAWDESEVIAPMLDHAQRAFGDSDYRLYVGCYPNDPATIAAVRSAAGPKVRLVVTPSPGPTTKADCLNAMWSRMRADERDERVRFKAVVLHDAEDVVHADELGLFDALIEQFDLVQLPVLPLVDQRSRWIAGHYIDEFAEAHGKEMVVREALGASIPAAGVGCAISRRVLDALSRRYGLPFDPGSLTEDYELGLRLRAAGYPAAFVRLPGGTGRAVVATREYFPGTIHAAVTQKARWMAGIALAGWDRLGWEGGPAEFWMRLRDRQSVFAALLLFTGYLALILGPALALAGWSVGRPAEPFSRPMLVLLATNSVLLLWRLAMRFAFVAAAYGWREGFRALPRTVTGNIIAMMAARRAAGNYLTMVRTGRPTAWDKTAHAFPGPGQGE; from the coding sequence ATGATCCTTCGCGAACTGATCCTGTTCGCCGCCGTCGGCTTCCTTTTTCTCGGCGTTAGCGACCTCGGCGTCGATCTTCTCTATCTCGCCCTCCGGCTGAAGAGGTTCGTCCTGGGCGGCGGACCGCAATCCGCTGCCACGCCCCCGACCGCGATGCAACCGGGCCGAATCGCCGTGTTCATTCCGGCATGGGACGAATCGGAGGTGATCGCGCCCATGCTCGACCACGCGCAGCGGGCGTTCGGGGACTCGGACTATCGCCTCTACGTCGGCTGCTACCCGAACGATCCGGCGACGATCGCGGCGGTGCGTTCGGCGGCCGGGCCGAAGGTTCGGCTGGTCGTCACGCCGTCGCCGGGACCGACCACCAAGGCCGATTGCCTCAACGCCATGTGGTCGCGGATGCGCGCGGACGAGCGCGACGAGCGCGTGCGCTTCAAGGCGGTCGTGCTCCACGATGCCGAGGATGTGGTGCACGCCGACGAGCTTGGCCTGTTCGACGCGCTGATCGAGCAGTTCGACCTCGTCCAGCTTCCGGTGCTTCCGCTGGTCGACCAGAGGTCGCGCTGGATCGCCGGGCATTATATCGACGAGTTCGCCGAAGCGCATGGCAAGGAGATGGTCGTTCGCGAGGCGCTGGGGGCAAGCATCCCTGCGGCGGGCGTCGGCTGCGCCATTTCGCGCCGGGTGCTCGATGCGCTTTCGCGGCGCTACGGCCTTCCCTTCGACCCCGGCAGCCTGACCGAGGATTACGAGCTCGGCCTAAGGCTGCGGGCCGCCGGCTACCCGGCCGCGTTCGTCCGGTTGCCGGGTGGCACGGGCCGCGCGGTCGTCGCCACGCGCGAATATTTCCCAGGCACGATCCACGCCGCGGTGACGCAGAAGGCGCGATGGATGGCAGGGATCGCGCTGGCCGGCTGGGACCGGCTCGGCTGGGAGGGCGGACCGGCCGAATTCTGGATGCGGCTGCGCGACCGGCAGTCGGTGTTCGCCGCGCTGCTGCTCTTCACCGGCTATTTGGCTCTGATCCTGGGCCCGGCGCTGGCGTTGGCGGGGTGGAGCGTGGGCCGCCCGGCCGAGCCTTTTTCCCGGCCAATGCTGGTCCTGCTGGCCACGAACTCGGTTCTGCTGCTGTGGCGGCTGGCCATGCGCTTCGCCTTCGTCGCCGCGGCCTATGGCTGGCGCGAGGGCTTCCGCGCGCTGCCGCGGACCGTGACCGGAAACATCATCGCGATGATGGCGGCGAGACGAGCGGCCGGCAATTATCTGACGATGGTGCGGACCGGGCGGCCAACGGCGTGGGACAAGACGGCGCACGCTTTTCCGGGTCCGGGGCAGGGCGAATGA